From the genome of Virgibacillus proomii, one region includes:
- the greA gene encoding transcription elongation factor GreA has product MAIEKSYYMTQEGKEKLEQELHYLKTERRQEVVERIKIARDFGDLSENSEYDAAKDEQAFVESRIAQLEKMIRNSVIIENDNENPNVVSLGKSVTFQELPDGEKETYTIVGSAEADPFEGKISNDSPMAQSLIGQEVGAEVSVATPGGDIQVKIVSVE; this is encoded by the coding sequence ATGGCTATAGAGAAAAGTTATTACATGACACAAGAGGGGAAAGAAAAATTAGAGCAAGAATTACATTATTTAAAAACAGAGCGTCGTCAAGAAGTCGTTGAGCGCATTAAAATAGCTCGTGATTTTGGAGATCTTTCAGAGAACTCCGAGTATGATGCAGCAAAAGATGAGCAGGCGTTTGTAGAATCGCGAATCGCTCAGCTTGAGAAAATGATTCGAAATTCAGTCATCATTGAAAATGATAATGAAAACCCAAATGTGGTCAGTTTAGGTAAATCGGTAACATTTCAAGAACTTCCCGATGGAGAAAAAGAAACGTATACGATTGTTGGAAGTGCAGAAGCGGATCCGTTTGAAGGCAAAATATCAAATGATTCACCAATGGCACAGAGTCTAATTGGGCAAGAGGTTGGAGCAGAGGTTTCTGTTGCGACACCAGGTGGAGATATTCAAGTTAAAATTGTTAGTGTGGAATAA
- the udk gene encoding uridine kinase — MKDQPVVIGVAGGSGSGKTSVTRSICQRFSDQTILVIEQDYYYKDQSHLPFEQRLNTNYDHPLAFDNDLLIEHLHCLLNGQSIDKPVYDYKLHTRSNEVIHVDPKDVIILEGILILEDPRLVNLMDIKVYVDTDADLRIIRRLMRDIKERGRSLESVIEQYIQKVRPSHLQFIEPTKRYADIIIPEGGQNHVAIDIMATKIEKILLKHQQH; from the coding sequence ATGAAAGATCAACCAGTTGTTATTGGCGTTGCAGGAGGAAGCGGTAGTGGCAAAACCTCGGTTACACGGTCTATTTGCCAACGATTTTCTGACCAAACCATTCTTGTCATTGAACAAGATTATTATTATAAAGATCAAAGTCATTTGCCGTTTGAGCAGCGTTTAAATACAAATTATGACCATCCGCTAGCTTTTGATAACGATCTGTTAATCGAACACTTGCATTGTTTGTTAAATGGTCAGTCTATAGATAAACCTGTTTATGATTATAAACTGCATACTCGTTCAAACGAGGTCATCCATGTAGATCCAAAGGATGTTATTATTTTAGAAGGAATATTAATTTTGGAAGATCCACGTCTTGTGAATTTAATGGATATAAAAGTGTATGTAGATACAGATGCTGATTTACGAATTATTCGCAGATTGATGCGTGATATTAAAGAACGTGGTAGATCTTTAGAATCTGTAATCGAACAATACATTCAAAAGGTGAGACCATCCCATTTGCAATTTATTGAACCGACAAAGCGCTATGCGGATATTATTATTCCGGAAGGCGGTCAAAATCATGTAGCTATCGACATCATGGCTACTAAAATTGAGAAAATACTTTTAAAACATCAGCAACATTAA
- a CDS encoding O-methyltransferase — MNDNVKAYLSSNIPKRNFKVQQMEEYAQANRIPIMDPVSIHFVQQLLYLNKPERILEIGTAIGYSAIRMIEASPEARLVTIERDEARYNEAVNNVRTYGLQEQIQIIFGDALDELKDLQNDELFDVILIDAAKGQYRRFFELSSPLLTENGIIITDNVLFRGYVTQPELTPPRYKKMVEKLISYNEWLMQHPGFTTSIVPVGDGIAISIKQT, encoded by the coding sequence ATGAATGACAACGTAAAAGCTTATTTATCAAGCAATATACCAAAGCGAAATTTTAAAGTTCAACAAATGGAAGAGTATGCACAAGCGAATCGTATTCCAATAATGGATCCAGTCAGTATCCATTTCGTACAACAACTGCTCTATCTAAACAAGCCAGAACGAATTTTAGAAATTGGTACGGCAATTGGTTATTCAGCGATACGCATGATAGAGGCCAGCCCTGAGGCAAGGCTTGTTACAATTGAACGAGATGAAGCACGGTACAACGAAGCAGTGAACAATGTTCGGACATATGGCTTACAAGAACAAATTCAAATCATTTTTGGTGATGCATTAGATGAACTAAAAGACTTGCAAAATGATGAATTATTTGATGTAATATTGATCGATGCTGCTAAAGGGCAGTATCGTCGTTTTTTTGAGCTCTCCTCACCTTTATTAACAGAAAATGGCATTATCATTACAGATAATGTGTTATTCCGAGGATATGTTACTCAACCAGAGTTAACACCACCAAGATATAAAAAAATGGTCGAGAAACTAATTTCTTATAATGAATGGCTCATGCAACATCCCGGTTTTACGACAAGTATTGTTCCGGTAGGTGATGGTATAGCGATCAGCATAAAGCAAACATAG
- the mltG gene encoding endolytic transglycosylase MltG — MSKQKNTNDFKDNLIARSEEAKTVRKIAAFIILALLTIFIITVVFGYFYIKSALGPVDPDSKKEIEITIPIGSSSSEIAAMLEEKGVIKNALVFRFYTKFNNETNFQAGEYTFTPSMSLNEIIESLNNGKLMAEALYKVTIPEGKTIDEIAEIYAKELNFTKKAFLKKVNDQDYIKELMDRYPSILSKEILNKEIRTPLEGYLFASTYEFYEEDPSVDVVVNEMIKKTEAILTKYLDEIKSQGYTVHEAVTFASVVEKEASSEDQRKKIAGVFLNRLEKGMKLQTDPTVLYALGKHKDRVLYKDLEVKSPFNTYYIEGLPVGPIGNFAESSLQAVLKPEKSNYLYFLHSEKGKIYYAETLKQHNKNKQKYIK; from the coding sequence ATGTCCAAACAGAAAAATACAAATGATTTTAAGGACAACCTCATAGCTCGTAGCGAAGAAGCTAAAACAGTTCGTAAGATTGCAGCTTTCATTATTCTAGCGCTGTTGACAATTTTTATTATTACTGTTGTTTTTGGTTATTTTTATATCAAGTCTGCTTTAGGGCCCGTTGATCCAGACAGTAAAAAAGAAATTGAAATAACCATTCCAATTGGTTCTTCGTCTTCTGAAATTGCAGCAATGCTGGAGGAAAAGGGCGTTATTAAAAATGCACTTGTATTTCGCTTTTATACTAAATTCAATAACGAAACGAACTTTCAAGCTGGAGAATATACATTCACCCCGTCCATGAGTTTAAATGAGATTATTGAATCATTAAATAATGGGAAATTAATGGCGGAAGCATTATATAAGGTAACGATTCCTGAGGGCAAAACAATTGATGAAATAGCCGAGATCTATGCGAAAGAATTAAACTTTACGAAGAAAGCGTTTTTGAAAAAAGTAAACGATCAGGACTATATTAAAGAATTAATGGATCGTTATCCTTCCATTTTATCGAAAGAAATCTTAAACAAGGAAATTAGGACACCGTTGGAAGGCTATTTATTTGCTTCGACGTATGAATTTTATGAGGAAGACCCAAGTGTAGATGTTGTTGTTAATGAAATGATAAAAAAAACAGAAGCAATTTTAACCAAATATTTAGATGAGATAAAAAGTCAAGGCTATACGGTACATGAAGCTGTAACATTTGCTTCGGTAGTAGAAAAAGAAGCAAGCAGTGAAGACCAACGTAAGAAGATTGCTGGTGTATTTTTAAATCGTTTGGAAAAAGGAATGAAGCTTCAGACAGATCCTACTGTATTATACGCACTTGGTAAGCATAAAGACCGGGTATTATATAAGGATTTAGAAGTGAAATCACCATTTAATACGTACTATATAGAAGGATTACCGGTTGGCCCAATTGGAAACTTTGCAGAAAGTTCTTTACAAGCAGTGCTAAAACCGGAAAAATCTAATTATTTATACTTTCTTCACAGTGAAAAAGGAAAAATTTATTATGCTGAAACATTAAAACAGCATAATAAAAACAAACAGAAGTATATAAAATAA
- a CDS encoding DUF1292 domain-containing protein, with protein MALEEKERIIIPDENGEEHLFEVLFTFDVDENHQSYIAVTPVEQSEEEEVEVYAFRYEEKDEDDLSLFPIESDEEWEMVEEMLSTLADQENDS; from the coding sequence ATGGCGCTTGAAGAAAAAGAACGAATTATAATTCCGGATGAAAACGGTGAGGAACATTTGTTCGAAGTTTTATTCACTTTTGATGTGGATGAAAATCATCAATCTTACATTGCAGTGACACCCGTTGAACAATCGGAAGAAGAGGAAGTAGAAGTATATGCTTTCCGCTATGAGGAAAAAGATGAAGATGATTTATCACTGTTTCCAATCGAATCGGATGAAGAATGGGAAATGGTAGAAGAAATGCTCAGCACACTTGCAGATCAGGAAAACGATTCATAA
- the ruvX gene encoding Holliday junction resolvase RuvX — protein sequence MKLMGLDVGSKTIGVAVSDPFGWTAQGITTIKWNEADITSADDALKKIINEHQVGKAIVGLPKNMNGTIGERGEASIAFAKHIEKTLGIPTELWDERLTTMAAERVLLEADVSRKKRKKVVDKMAAVMILQGYLDQK from the coding sequence ATGAAACTAATGGGATTAGATGTCGGGTCTAAAACGATAGGGGTCGCGGTCAGTGATCCCTTTGGCTGGACCGCCCAAGGCATTACGACAATAAAATGGAATGAAGCCGATATAACATCTGCAGACGATGCGTTAAAAAAAATTATAAATGAGCATCAAGTTGGGAAAGCTATTGTTGGACTTCCTAAAAATATGAATGGTACAATTGGCGAGCGTGGTGAAGCATCGATTGCTTTTGCCAAGCATATCGAAAAAACACTTGGAATTCCAACGGAACTTTGGGATGAGCGTTTGACGACAATGGCAGCTGAAAGAGTTTTACTTGAAGCAGATGTCAGTAGAAAAAAACGTAAAAAAGTAGTCGATAAAATGGCGGCAGTAATGATTTTACAAGGCTACTTAGACCAGAAATAA
- a CDS encoding IreB family regulatory phosphoprotein, whose translation MSSIDKTMKFNFSEEPFDQDIREILNKVYEALKEKGYNPINQIVGYLLSGDPAYIPRYNDARNLIRKIERDELIEELVKFYLERQKIDK comes from the coding sequence ATGAGTTCAATTGATAAAACAATGAAATTTAATTTTTCGGAAGAGCCATTTGACCAAGATATTAGAGAAATACTTAACAAAGTATATGAAGCATTAAAGGAAAAAGGGTATAATCCGATTAATCAGATTGTCGGCTACTTATTATCCGGTGATCCTGCATATATTCCCAGATACAACGATGCACGTAATTTAATTCGCAAAATTGAACGAGATGAATTGATAGAAGAGCTGGTTAAATTTTATTTAGAACGCCAGAAGATAGACAAATGA
- the alaS gene encoding alanine--tRNA ligase, which translates to MKRLTSAQVRQMFLDFFKEKGHRVEPSASLIPKDDPTLLWINSGVATLKKYFDGRVIPDNPRIVNAQKSIRTNDIENVGFTARHHTFFEMLGNFSIGDYFKQEAIEWAWEFLTSDKWIGFDKNRLSVTVHPEDDEAYDIWLNTIGLPEERIIRLEENFWDIGEGPSGPNTEIFYDRGEKYGNDPNDPELYPGGENDRYLEIWNLVFSQFNHNPDDTYTPLPKKNIDTGLGLERIVSVIQNVPTNFETDLFMPIIKKTEELATTKYGESKMGDTAYKVIADHVRTVSFAIGDGAVPSNEGRGYVLRRLIRRAVRFAKEIGIEKPFMYELVSVVADIMKDFYDQVVKKQEFIKEMIKVEEERFHETLHDGLEILTTIINHEKAKGNSVFPGVEVFRLYDTYGFPKELTEEYVKAEGFSIDEAGFQAEMEKQRERARNARQKVDSMQVQGGALSEIDVESEFVGYTSTKQNTTIAAIVRGDEHVKQAKADEEVYLLLHQTPFYAESGGQIADRGMIYTKYATAQVEDVQKSPKGQHVHRVRIMKGDLSVGETVMAEVDESKRSFIVKNHTATHLLHQALKDVLGDHVNQAGSLVTSERLRFDFSHYHAVTKQELVKIEQIVNEKIWESIPLKITKETLEDAKNMGAMALFGEKYGDIVRVVKVGDYSMELCGGCHVVNTSEIGLFKIISESGIGAGIRRIEAVTSKQAYELLSGRLEVLQQAAQLVKANEAAVPEKIEGLFHEMKQLKKEAESLRAKIANKEAASMLDNVEKVAGISVLAQKVDVRDMKQLRSMVDDLKQKLDSGIILLAMENNDKVQLAAGISKNLVDKGFHAGHLIKQAAEACGGGGGGRPDMAQAGGKDPSRINQALQTAIDYVKEKVNP; encoded by the coding sequence ATGAAACGATTAACTTCAGCACAAGTAAGACAAATGTTTCTTGATTTTTTTAAGGAAAAAGGGCATCGTGTAGAGCCTAGTGCATCGCTAATTCCAAAGGACGATCCGACTTTACTATGGATTAATAGTGGTGTAGCTACCTTAAAGAAATATTTTGATGGGCGAGTCATTCCCGATAATCCACGGATTGTTAATGCACAAAAGTCGATTCGTACGAATGATATCGAAAATGTAGGGTTTACGGCAAGACATCACACGTTTTTTGAGATGCTGGGAAACTTCTCAATCGGTGACTATTTTAAACAAGAAGCGATTGAGTGGGCATGGGAGTTTCTAACGAGTGATAAATGGATTGGTTTTGATAAAAATCGGTTGTCCGTTACGGTACATCCGGAAGATGATGAGGCATATGATATTTGGCTCAACACCATTGGTTTACCAGAAGAACGAATTATTCGTTTAGAAGAAAATTTTTGGGATATTGGTGAGGGGCCTAGTGGACCAAATACGGAAATCTTTTACGATCGTGGAGAAAAATATGGCAATGACCCCAATGATCCTGAGCTTTATCCGGGTGGAGAAAATGATCGGTATTTAGAAATATGGAATCTGGTTTTCTCACAATTTAATCACAACCCAGATGATACATATACGCCACTACCTAAAAAGAATATAGATACAGGACTTGGACTAGAACGTATTGTATCCGTAATTCAAAATGTCCCAACAAACTTTGAAACTGATCTATTTATGCCGATAATAAAAAAGACAGAGGAATTAGCTACAACGAAATATGGAGAAAGTAAGATGGGAGATACTGCCTATAAAGTAATTGCCGACCATGTTCGTACGGTTAGCTTTGCGATAGGAGACGGCGCTGTACCTTCAAATGAAGGAAGAGGTTACGTGCTACGAAGGTTAATACGCCGCGCTGTTCGGTTTGCTAAAGAAATTGGCATCGAAAAACCATTTATGTATGAACTTGTTTCTGTTGTTGCCGATATAATGAAAGATTTCTATGATCAAGTTGTGAAGAAGCAGGAATTTATTAAAGAAATGATCAAAGTGGAAGAAGAGAGATTCCATGAAACACTTCATGATGGTTTAGAAATATTAACAACGATTATCAACCACGAGAAAGCGAAAGGAAATTCCGTATTTCCCGGTGTCGAAGTATTTCGCTTATACGATACGTATGGTTTCCCGAAAGAACTAACCGAAGAATATGTGAAAGCAGAAGGTTTTTCTATTGACGAAGCGGGTTTTCAAGCGGAAATGGAAAAACAAAGAGAACGAGCTCGTAACGCTCGACAAAAGGTAGATTCCATGCAGGTGCAAGGAGGTGCGCTGTCAGAAATAGACGTTGAGAGTGAATTCGTTGGCTACACAAGCACAAAACAAAATACGACAATTGCAGCGATCGTTAGAGGAGACGAACATGTTAAACAAGCAAAAGCAGATGAAGAAGTATATCTACTATTGCACCAGACTCCTTTTTACGCTGAAAGTGGTGGACAAATCGCTGACAGAGGAATGATTTATACGAAATATGCAACTGCCCAAGTTGAAGATGTACAAAAATCCCCCAAAGGGCAGCATGTTCATCGTGTTCGCATCATGAAAGGAGACTTGTCTGTAGGTGAAACGGTTATGGCAGAAGTGGATGAATCCAAACGCTCATTTATTGTTAAAAACCATACCGCTACACATTTATTACATCAAGCTTTAAAAGATGTGTTAGGAGATCATGTTAACCAAGCGGGATCTTTAGTAACATCAGAGCGACTCCGTTTTGATTTCTCGCATTATCACGCGGTTACGAAACAAGAACTGGTAAAAATCGAGCAAATTGTAAATGAGAAGATTTGGGAATCTATTCCATTGAAAATTACGAAAGAGACATTAGAGGATGCCAAAAACATGGGAGCGATGGCCCTATTTGGAGAAAAGTATGGGGACATTGTTCGAGTAGTTAAAGTTGGTGATTACAGTATGGAATTATGCGGTGGTTGCCATGTTGTCAATACTTCAGAAATCGGCTTATTTAAAATTATTTCTGAAAGTGGAATAGGAGCGGGAATAAGGCGAATTGAAGCTGTAACAAGTAAACAAGCTTATGAACTATTGTCAGGAAGATTGGAGGTATTACAGCAAGCAGCGCAATTAGTAAAGGCGAACGAAGCAGCTGTTCCTGAGAAAATCGAAGGTCTATTCCATGAAATGAAACAATTGAAAAAAGAAGCGGAATCACTCCGCGCTAAAATAGCAAATAAAGAAGCTGCTTCCATGTTAGATAATGTTGAAAAAGTTGCTGGTATTTCCGTACTGGCACAAAAAGTAGATGTTCGTGATATGAAGCAATTGCGTAGTATGGTGGATGATTTAAAACAGAAACTGGATTCTGGTATCATTCTACTAGCAATGGAGAATAATGATAAGGTACAATTAGCGGCAGGTATATCAAAGAATTTAGTCGATAAAGGTTTTCATGCTGGTCATTTAATTAAACAAGCTGCCGAGGCTTGTGGTGGCGGCGGCGGTGGCCGACCAGATATGGCACAAGCTGGAGGAAAGGATCCTTCAAGAATAAACCAAGCATTACAGACCGCTATCGATTATGTAAAAGAAAAGGTTAATCCCTAA
- a CDS encoding AI-2E family transporter — protein MFKNNRSLNFLYWLLIGISLFLFFYLMIKLFPFYKAVFLVIWRVLAPFLISCLIAYLLYPIVRMIHQYNVPKGVAVLIIYVLFFGGTAYLLYRVYPMIVVQVRELNEQFPQFVTMYEKTIYQMYEYTSFLPETVHDKFDQLLIRVENGLDRLLERLVNGFTKVFDFVVFITVIPVLVFYFLKDYDQIKDYTKRFIPLKYRSTSSKILHGIDESLGNYIRGQLIVCLFVSLTSFVIFKFVLGLDFALLLSILMGITNLIPYFGPIIGAAPAVLIAFTVSSKLVFFVILSVFVIQLIESNLLSPYIVGKSINIHPAAIIFALLLGGQLFGVIGMIIAVPLMTVLKVVVKHVLIGRNYSQNQKASTPSAPT, from the coding sequence ATGTTTAAAAACAATCGGAGTTTAAACTTCCTTTATTGGCTGCTAATTGGTATATCTCTTTTCCTGTTCTTTTATTTAATGATTAAACTGTTTCCTTTTTATAAAGCAGTTTTTTTAGTTATTTGGCGTGTATTAGCTCCATTTCTTATCTCCTGCTTGATCGCATATTTATTATATCCGATTGTCCGCATGATTCATCAATACAATGTTCCAAAAGGGGTTGCAGTATTAATTATCTATGTGCTCTTTTTTGGTGGCACCGCTTATTTACTTTATCGAGTTTATCCAATGATTGTTGTGCAAGTAAGAGAATTAAATGAACAATTTCCACAATTTGTAACGATGTATGAAAAAACGATTTATCAAATGTATGAGTATACCTCGTTCTTACCTGAAACGGTGCATGATAAATTTGATCAATTACTCATACGCGTTGAAAATGGGCTGGATCGTTTATTGGAACGATTGGTAAATGGCTTTACGAAGGTATTCGACTTCGTTGTTTTTATCACTGTTATACCAGTGCTTGTTTTTTATTTTTTAAAGGATTATGACCAGATTAAAGACTATACCAAACGATTTATCCCATTAAAATATCGATCTACGTCTAGTAAAATATTGCATGGCATTGATGAAAGTTTAGGCAATTACATTCGTGGCCAGCTTATTGTTTGTTTATTTGTGAGCCTTACATCATTTGTGATCTTCAAATTTGTCTTGGGGCTGGATTTTGCCTTGTTATTATCGATCTTAATGGGTATAACGAACCTAATCCCATATTTTGGTCCTATTATTGGGGCGGCTCCCGCTGTATTAATTGCTTTTACTGTCTCCAGTAAACTTGTTTTTTTTGTGATTTTGTCTGTGTTTGTTATTCAATTAATTGAAAGCAATTTGTTGTCACCTTACATTGTAGGAAAAAGTATTAATATCCATCCAGCAGCGATTATCTTCGCTTTATTACTAGGAGGTCAATTGTTTGGAGTAATTGGTATGATTATTGCTGTACCTCTGATGACAGTGTTAAAGGTAGTAGTCAAACATGTTCTAATTGGGAGAAACTACAGCCAAAACCAAAAAGCTTCTACCCCATCGGCTCCAACATAA
- a CDS encoding DUF2797 domain-containing protein: protein MMRCPNCHGKDIGKIGTSQYYCWNCFIEMTVQNNKLTIHQVEVDGSLSSLNDLFNEDERTIYGNF from the coding sequence ATCATGCGATGCCCAAATTGTCATGGAAAAGATATCGGAAAAATTGGTACGAGTCAATACTATTGTTGGAATTGCTTCATTGAAATGACAGTGCAAAATAATAAATTAACGATTCATCAGGTAGAAGTCGATGGTTCATTAAGCTCGTTAAATGACTTGTTCAATGAGGATGAAAGAACGATCTATGGTAACTTTTAA
- the recD2 gene encoding SF1B family DNA helicase RecD2 has product MDQDNQAVENQRYIRGELLHMIFHNALEHFSIAKIKVIETNEAFEDKTIVIKGYFSNLQPETSYYFYGMFERHPRFGKQYKVVSYQTFVPTTKDGLIAYLSSDLFYGIGKKTAQRIIDTLGDTAISKILDDPEALSTIPGIKKETAKSLRETLLENQGFERVAVYLANYNIGLKMAQKIYEHYKDEAVDLMEADPYQFVFDIEGFGFRTADEIARQIGLPASHPHRIGAGCIYVLQRSVLDGHVYLPMDVCLASVFNLLAPGEISEATITEQLIALNKDKKIIIQDGNVYLPVLYYAEDGFSSHLQRVLKKRVEHHTPLAELMKIIGAIEEEEILSYGKEQFTAINQAIHSKVMILTGGPGTGKTTVIKGILKAYAAIHELSLDKQDYKNNDDFPFVLTAPTGRAAKRLNESTGLPAMTAHRLLGWDGNHNFEKNESNPLSGRFLIIDEFSMVDIWLANQLFKAIPDDMQVLIVGDEDQLPSVGPGQVLSDLLRTGRIPYVRLTEVYRQQEGSKIIQLAHEIKNDQVINLEKDKDFNFIPCHESQMVDVITTIFTKALEKGFDTKDIQVLAPMYRSEAGITKLNQELQGVINPKTRQKREVKTADAVFRVGDKVIQLVNQPEDGVYNGDIGEVVAIFREEENTEQVEQLVVAYDDREIVYERKDYQNIMLAYCISIHKSQGSEFPIVILPVVRAYYRMLRKNLLYTAITRSKQSLIICGEKQSFLYGISTVDTNQRYTSLVENLHAKLGDEDKTVGMEKVEEDRETVNKEDVDLSPYDFM; this is encoded by the coding sequence ATGGATCAAGATAACCAAGCGGTTGAGAATCAGCGGTATATTCGTGGTGAATTGCTTCATATGATCTTTCACAACGCACTGGAGCACTTTTCGATTGCAAAAATAAAAGTTATCGAGACGAATGAAGCCTTTGAAGACAAAACAATTGTTATCAAAGGCTATTTTTCCAATTTGCAACCGGAAACGAGCTATTATTTCTATGGCATGTTTGAACGCCATCCTCGGTTTGGCAAGCAATATAAAGTAGTGTCTTATCAAACGTTTGTTCCTACTACCAAGGACGGGCTGATTGCTTATTTATCAAGTGATTTATTTTATGGTATTGGTAAAAAAACAGCTCAAAGGATCATTGATACGTTGGGAGATACTGCAATTTCAAAAATTTTGGATGATCCAGAAGCATTATCTACCATTCCAGGTATTAAAAAAGAAACTGCCAAATCTTTACGGGAAACGTTACTGGAGAATCAAGGCTTTGAACGTGTCGCCGTTTATCTAGCTAATTATAATATTGGCTTAAAGATGGCACAGAAAATTTATGAGCACTATAAAGATGAAGCTGTTGATTTAATGGAAGCTGATCCTTATCAATTCGTGTTTGATATTGAAGGATTTGGTTTCCGGACAGCTGATGAAATTGCTAGACAAATAGGCTTACCTGCCAGTCATCCCCATCGTATTGGGGCAGGTTGCATCTATGTTTTACAACGTTCTGTCCTAGATGGTCATGTTTATTTACCAATGGATGTATGCTTAGCTTCTGTTTTTAACCTATTAGCTCCCGGTGAGATCTCTGAAGCAACCATTACAGAACAACTGATTGCCTTAAATAAGGATAAAAAGATCATTATTCAAGACGGAAATGTATACTTACCTGTTCTTTATTACGCAGAAGATGGTTTTAGTTCACATTTACAACGAGTGCTTAAGAAAAGGGTAGAGCATCACACGCCATTAGCTGAGCTAATGAAAATAATTGGTGCTATTGAGGAAGAAGAAATCTTATCTTATGGAAAAGAACAGTTTACCGCAATTAATCAGGCCATTCACTCCAAAGTAATGATTCTTACAGGAGGGCCAGGAACCGGGAAAACAACGGTGATCAAAGGAATTTTAAAGGCATATGCGGCGATTCATGAGCTTTCCTTAGATAAACAGGATTATAAAAATAATGATGACTTTCCGTTTGTTTTAACTGCTCCAACCGGACGAGCCGCTAAACGGCTAAATGAATCGACTGGTCTTCCGGCGATGACAGCTCATCGACTATTAGGTTGGGATGGCAATCATAACTTTGAAAAAAATGAAAGCAATCCATTGTCCGGCAGGTTTTTAATCATTGATGAATTTTCGATGGTTGATATTTGGTTAGCGAATCAATTATTTAAAGCCATCCCAGATGATATGCAAGTGCTGATTGTCGGTGACGAAGATCAGTTGCCATCTGTTGGACCAGGTCAAGTGCTATCCGATCTTTTACGTACAGGGCGAATCCCATACGTTCGGTTAACGGAAGTATACCGTCAGCAAGAAGGTTCCAAAATTATTCAACTTGCCCACGAGATAAAAAATGATCAAGTTATTAACTTAGAAAAAGATAAGGACTTTAATTTTATCCCATGTCATGAATCACAAATGGTTGATGTGATAACGACCATCTTCACGAAAGCTTTGGAGAAAGGTTTTGACACAAAAGATATTCAAGTACTCGCTCCGATGTATCGTTCGGAAGCTGGCATTACAAAGCTTAATCAAGAGTTGCAAGGAGTTATTAATCCAAAAACCAGACAAAAAAGAGAAGTGAAAACAGCAGATGCGGTGTTTCGAGTGGGTGATAAAGTCATTCAGCTTGTCAATCAACCAGAGGATGGCGTTTATAATGGGGATATTGGAGAGGTTGTCGCTATTTTTCGTGAAGAAGAGAACACAGAGCAAGTAGAACAGCTCGTAGTAGCTTATGATGATCGAGAAATAGTGTATGAGCGGAAAGATTATCAAAACATCATGCTTGCTTACTGTATATCGATTCATAAGTCGCAAGGTAGTGAATTTCCAATTGTTATCTTACCTGTAGTACGAGCATATTATCGGATGTTACGAAAAAATTTATTGTATACCGCGATTACAAGAAGTAAACAATCATTAATTATATGTGGAGAAAAGCAGTCTTTTTTATACGGCATTTCTACAGTTGATACAAATCAGCGCTATACAAGCCTGGTAGAAAATCTACATGCTAAACTTGGCGATGAAGACAAGACAGTTGGCATGGAAAAAGTAGAGGAGGATAGAGAAACAGTTAATAAAGAAGATGTCGATCTTTCTCCATATGATTTTATGTGA